In the Leguminivora glycinivorella isolate SPB_JAAS2020 chromosome 14, LegGlyc_1.1, whole genome shotgun sequence genome, one interval contains:
- the LOC125233581 gene encoding uncharacterized protein LOC125233581, with protein sequence MAIINDRNASYPLVHDPKYYRDEMRCFVPSCKKYRRDNPYLSYLRVPQSLKEIWCEALERTCPKMPLYVCGEHINVDEDCYKVKSGMLRLKSTANLTIVRTYFDDTVMDNAGSEETIEMVPIASAEDVHGYPSHKRDAATQCKIDKRHKAVSAKPAVRSIGCTANIKEASGTRKLIQSPLQQSSSTTTSVK encoded by the exons ATGGCTAttatcaatgaccgaaatgctTCCTATCCATTGGTTCACGATCCTAAGTATTACAGGGACGAAATGAGATGCTTTGTCCCATCGTGCAAAAAATATCGAAGGGACAATCCCTATTTAAGTTATTTGCGTGTACCGCAGTCTCTTAAAGAAATATGGTGTGAAGCTTTGGAAAGAACTTGCCCAAAGATGCCATTGTATGTCTGTGGAGAACACATAAAC GTTGATGAAGATTGCTACAAAGTTAAAAGTGGAATGCTGAGATTAAAAAGCACAGCAAATTTGACAATCGTAAGGACATATTTTGATGAT acTGTAATGGACAATGCTGGTTCAGAAGAAACAATAGAAATGGTACCTATAGCGTCTGCAGAGGATGTTCATGGATATCCTTCTCATAAG cgaGATGCTGCTACTCAatgcaaaattgataaaagacATAAGGCCGTTTCCGCAAAACCAGCTGTGCGGAGCATTGGCTGTACCGCAAATATAAAAGAAGCCTCTGGAACTAGAAAGCTTATACAGAGTCCGCTCCAACAGTCGTCTTCCACAACAACCAGTG TGAAGTAA